The genomic window ggacctctacgcgttggcgatggcgagtaccgaagaagatttaatgatgagctgtacgagctatacgcagacatcaacatagtccagcgaattaaaacacagcggctgcgctggctaggccatgttatgcgaatgaaagatgatgctccggccaagaaagtgtttctatcggaacccgcctatggaagcagaggtagagggcggcccccactccgttggaaggaccaggtggaaaacgatttaaactccctttggtgtgaccaattggcgtcggttggcggagcgaaggagcgactggcgcgccttgttggacggccataaccgtttagacggttaagcgccaattaagtaagtaagtaagtaatattgtaggtgtcacaatcattttacaaagttttttctaaagttatatttcgcgtcaaaaaacaatccaattaccttaccatgtttcatcccttttttcgtatttggtatagaattatggcatttttttcatttttcgtaattttcgatatcgaaaaagtgggcgtggtcatagtcggatttcgttcattttttataccaagataaagtgcgttcagataagtacgtgaactaagttcagtaaagatatgtcgatttttgcaaaaagggcagagccacgcccattttgaaattttcttttatttttgtattttgttgcaccatatcattacaggagttgaatgttaacataatatacttatatactgtaaagatattaaattttttgttaaaatttgactttaaaaaattttttttttttaaatgggcgtgggccttccccaaatttgctaatttttattgagcgtacatatagtaataggagtaacgttcctgcgaaatttcatcatgatatcttcaacaactgccaaattacagcttgcaagttttttgttaaaagtgggcggtgccacgcccattgtccaaaattttactaattttctattctgcgtcataagttcaattcacctaccaaatttcatcgctttatctgtctttggtaatgaattattgcactttttcggtttttagaaattttcgatatcgaaaaagtgggcgtggttatagtccgatatcgttcattttaaatagcgatctgagacgagcgctcaggaacctacgtaccaaatttcatcaagatacctccaaagttactcaagttatcgtgttaactgacggacggatggacggacggacagacatggctcaatcaaattttttttcgatcctgatgattttgatatatggaagtctatatctatctcgattcctttatacctgtacaaccaaccgttatccaatcaaacttaatatactctgtgagctctgctcaactgagtataaaaatcaattaGATCTGAAATATGGGTTTTATATGGTGGTTAGATCTTTTCCGTAATATttcaaccaaaaaaaatttattttttattaaatagcgGTCACATTATCGACTccaatttatagttttgaaaggTGTATTGTATACGAGCAAACCCCGAAAATTCATAGGTCCGACCGTTGACGGCCAAATCCAAacataaaaccaaaaaaaaaaaaaaaaaaaaacagggacggaaaataataattattttttttttcggagtcgaaaaagtccgggtcaaaaaattgtcctagttGAAAATGTTTGAgctcccaggtatccctatagcaatatcatgtcgaatcatgcatcctttttttCGAACTATTTCCATAAAaatccacatataaaagtaaaatctgtatttttattttttaagaccgATAGAATTAGTTAAACTCGgacgtttaaaaataaaagtcccgaaataaaagttaaattaagacttttattttttaagggcgaaataaaagtcccgcttgataacaaagaaacggcttatccgaattagaaaaatttggtaccaatcggtTCTCCTGGATACCtgaaatttaaaaccttatggacttttgaaaatttctgttaataatactagaaatttatcataaacaaactagatcgaaaatctcgtagtataaatggtgaacttgcaatggatttttgcaataaatttcgttccaatacaactattagtgtgaaaattggtaaaccgcattctgctatgataggaaagctttccgcaccataaaagctcataatttaaaaaatcatgtatgctgaactaccggtttcgaagagtccttaaatgattccggaaggatcccaaaattatatcaaaatagtcccgaaataatcccgacgggatccccaacaaatcccgaaaactattaagaaattatgccggaagggccccaaaatcatcccgaaatagtcccggaaaagtcccgaaattacctaacgggatcccgaaaaccatccagaaattatcccgtaatactcccgaaaaagtcccgaaataatcctgacggaatcccagacggatcccgaaaactatacagaaatgatgccggaaggatccccaaatgaccccgaaaaagtcccgaaatgaccctgacggtatcccgaaattcatccaggaatgatacaggaagaatccccaaatgatcccgcaatagttccgaaataactccgacatattcacgtacttagcaatgaattcaagtagccagttttgatatttttatatacaagtgggtgtgactttaattcgattttaaaactttttccgtcAGCATGTACAAATACcaatatgaagttcgcttaccaatttgcaaaaatattgctcaaagtatgtacgagttatcgcacttgaaagtccaaaaaatcttatttgcatttacagaaagaggcgtggctactgaccgattacgaccatttctttttttggaaaactttcctatcatagcagaatgcggtttaccaattttcactctaatagttgtattggaacgaaatttattgcaaaaatccattgcaagttcaccatttataccacgggattttcgatctagtttgtttatgataaatttttagtattattaacagaaattttcaaaagtccataaggttttaaattttaggaattcAGGGAAacgattggtaccaaatttttctaattcggataagccgtttctttgttatcaagcgcgacttttatttcggccttaaaaaataaaagtcttgatttaacttttatttcgggacttttatttttaaaagtccgagtttaactaattctatcggactcaaaaaataaaaatccgaaaataatttttatcttgatccaaatataattaaagtccaaaattaatagttttgcatggacttatattataaacggaataacagtttcagcccctgcaaAAAATTCCAACATGTAAATTGGGAAATCACACaagacttaattggcgcttaaacgcttaaacggttatggccatccaacaaggcgcggcaGTCGCTTCTTTGTTGGGCAAGCTGTGTTAACAACAACACTTACCCGATCCAATTATAGAACACcattctgcgtaggcggccttcgggaTTACTGAAAATTGTTGGTATTAAGTACTGTCGGGATTCTGAAAGTCGGGTTTATTAGGTGCACCCACTTATATTCCATATCGtattataaatattaatttaatatttttttgtaagcGACCACCTTCCCAAGAATTCAACTTATATGACTTATTCATTCGTTAATCGAGGTGTTAATTAGTTGTATTTTAATTGCACATTAAACATTCGGTGCGCTACTAGATACTTAATTATTAAACATATTATCCAATTAAAAATTATAGCGTTTTATATAGATTTGTTAACAATTTAGGTATATTTAAACATTATTTCAATGCTAAGAAGCTCAGTAGCTAAACTCATTACCCAATAGTTGCGCGATGTCCTTAGACGAGATAGGCAATTACCGGTTATTAATACGCACCCTACGCTTCTTAGGTGCATGGCCAGTAGCTAATGGCACCAACACATCGTTAGCTCGATGTTCTTATCGTTGTTTTCAAATACTTTTACAATTTACATTCACATTTATCATAACATTCCTTTTATGGCTCAATGCTATTTGGTCTTCTAATTTTGATAAAGCAATGGGAGTCTTGAAGTACGCAGTAAGCGGTATTGTGCTAAACGTAAAAGTCTTGAATACTACGTACTATGCACCCATGGCTTCGGAATTGTTGCATGAATTTGAAATCAGCACTGCATTGGCGCCCGAAACAAATACAGAGCAGGAGTTATGGTGTCGCGCTCAACGAGTCTATCGTCgagttataataatttatttgattGCTAGTAATAGCGTATTAGCTATTGCTTTTTTAGCATTTTTCTTCGTAGAACCACGTCAATTGCCCGTTGATATTTGGATACCTGATGCGTTGCGTAAATATAGCTTATGGCCGGCATATATTTATGAAGTTGTGGCAGGTCCTTTTTCATGCGTTTGTAATATGTGTATGGATTTATTTCAATGCTATTTACTACTACATTTGACCCTTTATCTTAAATTGATTGGATTGCGTTTGGAGCGTTTGAGTGAATCGGAAGAAAATGACGAGACTACCAAGCGACTCGTGAAGTTAATTATAATGCATCGTCAGGTAAAACGGTAAGTTTTTAATTAGAGAAATTAATTGTAAGCCGGTTAAATCAGAAAAATGATGTAGGTGAGTTAAGTTGAGTTTACTCTGAGCTAAAGAAGTCCATTATTTCATAATGTTTTTGATTTGGAAACATCTTTGTTCAGTATATGGGGGAGTCCTGAAAGTAAGCGCAGTGGTAACTCGTATGCTATATGGGTTATATACAGATGTAGAATGTGAAAGCAGGTGTAGTGTGTGTTATTGGTAAACAGTATGGAGTACTACAGAATATGTTAGCTAggcgttgttattgttgttgcagcgataaagacactccccgaagattttcgggagtgctatcgatgttgataatCCTTTGCTGGATAGAGattccggtaataagcaccattaagaAACTAGCCCGACCACGGACCAATTTAAGATGACCATATTTAACCCTCTAGGCCGTAAcgcgtaagtgtagtcactacgCTACAGCGTAAATATTATAgatagtctatgtgaggtctttattgacgggCCAGTTTAACACTGTGTTATAATATGGGAACAAATAAGATAAGGCATGGAAAGGAAGGAAGGAAAAAAGAAACgtagggaaaggaaaggagacATTAGAAGTAAAAACCGAAAACCGGAAGACGTTCTGTAAATTTTTAACGAAGTTTTAACGGTTTGGTTATGGGCGTGTTAACAATTTCTATTATCGGTGTGTTTCCGGGTAGGTATAGACGACTTATGGTTTGGTACGCAAATGAAAGAGTGAACAACGCGATATTCTACAACTGATTGAAcagatatatttcaatataaattacaATACACAAAAGTTAGTTGTTGATCGTGCACATGGCAgaatgaataataataataagaaaagaaCAGGAAGTGTCAGTCATCTGTCATAGGTGGTAGATAGTTGCCAGACGTATGTTGCCAATGACCCTTGTGTGGGAGTTGCCACATGACTCCCCCGCTAATAACCCAGCCGATCAGGAATTTTTATTCGTCTCCCTGATCTAGTTTGTTTTACTGGTGCCTGTGACTCTATTTTATCTTGCTTTTGACAATTTAACTCGTAGATTGGCTCGTCGGTTTGCTTTTCAGTAAAAGCGGGTTTCAGACGATCTATTGACACGATTTTGTTTTCTCCGTTGATATTGAGTTCAAAATGTTTTTTTCCATGTTTTCGTACTTCGAATGGGCCACAGTATGGAGCTTGTAGTGGTGTTTTGTGGCCGAGGTCTGATGTTGTTCATTTTACGTTTGAAAGAGTTGATAAAATCGCTGTCTTTTGTAACTTTCGTCGCCTCATTGAAAAATTGTCCTGGTATTGTGAGAGTTtttccataaaccatttcagctggcGATGCATTCAGGTCGTCTTTTACAACCGAGCGTAGTCCGAGTAAAATGGGAGGTAACTCTTTGATCCAGTCGTAATTTTCCAGTTTCGcttttaatgaggattttaatgAGCGATGCCAACGTTCGATAATACCATTTGCTTTCGGGTTGTATGCTGCCGTTCGCAAGTGTTTTACCCCAAGTAATCGATTCAGCTCATTGAACAAGGTGGACTCGAACTGTCGGCCTTGGTCTGTCGTTATTTGTTTTGGTACACCAAATCGGGATATCCACCCTGATACTAATGTGTCTGCGACTGTTTCGGCGGAGATGTTTGAGATGGGGAGGGCTTCGGGTCAACGGCTGGCTCGGTCGATGCACGTTAGTAAATACGTGAAGCCTTTAGATTCGGGTAGTGGCCCTACTAGGTCGATGTTGATGTGTTCAAATCGGTCACATGTGATATCGTAATGTTCAATGGGTGATCTCGTATGTCGATGTACCTTAGCTTTTTGGCATTTTAAACAATTACGGACGAATTGTTTACAATCTTTGCGTAAATCTTCCCAGACAAATCGTTGCTGAACAAGTTTTGTTGTGCCGCGTACTCCGGGATGGCTCAGGTCGTGCAATTTGCCTATAACGAGATTTCGAAATTTGTTAGGAACGAAAGGGCGAATATAATTACCAGAAACATCGCAGAACAGTTCTGCCTCCGATCCAGGAATTTTTACTTGTTTCAGTCGGATACTGGTGCTTTTGTTTTTGAGCAATGTATTGAGAGAGGTGTCGTTTTGTTGTTCAGCGGCCATTTCTTCGAAATTTATCTGGCCTCCTCCGATTGCATCAATTCTTGATAGTAGATCTGGAACGACGTTATCTTTCCCTGGTACGTGGCGAATGTGTGTTGTGAATTCGCTGATGTAACTTAATTGTGCTGCACGTCTTGGAATAATTTTTTCGCTGAATGTTGTGAACGCGAATGACAGTGGCTTGTGATCGCAATGTACTTCGAATTCACGTCCGTGCAATAGGTACTCAAAGTATTTTATTGAGCGCTAAATTGCTAATAATTCTCGATCGTACGTGGGATACAGGATCTCTGTCTTGCTTAACCGCTTCGAAAAAAATTCCAGTGGCTTGTGCTGACTATTCTCAACTTGATGAAGCACTCCCCCAATAGCAGTAGAGCTGGCGTCTGTTGCCAGAATTAATTTAGCGTTAGCTGCTGGATGCACGAGTACCGACGCGTTTGCCAGTTGtttcttgtattttttaaaaGCCTCCCTCGCGTCCTCAGTCCACACGAGAGGTGTTTTATCGttttttttgttatgttttaTTAGTGTTTGTAATCGTTGTTGTGTCTCGGCAGCATCTTTGATGAACCGACGGTAGAAGTTAATCATCAACATAAATCGTTTTAAGTCTTTCGCAATCGTCGGTTCTTTGAAGGATAGTATTTTTTCCACCTTTTCTGGTACGGGTTTGATACCGTCAGGTGTTACTTTGTGTCccaaaaatgatattttatttactgcaAAGATGCATTTTTCAGCGTTGATGCGAAGTCCGAATTCGCGCAACCGGCTGAATACGCCTCGGCTATCTTGTACGTGTTGGTCGTACGACTCTGACGCGATGAATATGTCATCCACGTAAGCGAAAACGTAGTCAAGTCCACGAAGCACTTCATCAATTAACCGTTGAAATGTTTGTGATGCATTTCGGAGTCCGAAGGCCATAAAAACGTATTCAAATAAGCCGAATGGGGTTATGATGGCAGTCTTCGGGATATGTGACTCTTCGATAGGGACTTGATGATATGCTTTTCTCAAGTCGATGCGGCTGAATATCTTTTTTCCATGCAGTATATTCGTAACGTCTTGCACGTGGGGCACTGGATACTTGTCCGGCTTGGTACGGGCATTTAATTGGCGGTAGTCCCCACACGGCCGCCAGTCGCCATTGTTTTTCTGCGCCATGTGCAGTGGCGAAGCATAATTTGATTTAGAGGGTCTGCAAATTCCCAGTCGAAGCAGCTCGTTGAATTCCTTTTTCGCTGTCTGCAATTTTTCGGGTGATAGCCgtcttgcttttgcaattactgGAGGACCAGTCGTTTCGATGAAGTGTGTTACGTTCGCCCTCTCTTTTACCAGAAATGATGGCTTATCGTCGAGCAAGTCTTTGAATTCTGTTAGCAGAAACGCACATTTGATTGTTGAATCAATTATGGTTACCTGTTGCAAAGACGTTGCAAGAACTTCACCCTTCGAAGACAACCATGTCATTGGATCGATCAGACGTTTGCGTTTTATGTCAACAAGCAATCCATATTCGTTTAAAAAATCTGCTCCAATTATCGAAGTAGAGCAATCGGCTATAGTGAAATTCCATGGAAGTTCGCGTCGTAATCCAAGGCTACAGTTAAAAGACGTTTGCCATATGTTTGTATTGGCGAACCATTTGCCGCGTAATATTGTGCGTACTCTTCTACTTTGGCATTGTTGTAGCAGCTACGTAATTTTTCTTTCATACGATGAGTTGGTCTCAGTATAGAGTGATCAGCACCAGAATCTATTAAAAAGTCAGTGTCGGTTAGTTTGTCGTGGATAAACAGGCGTTTAGATGTCGTGCATAGCGTCGAAGCCTGTGTCGAAACTGCACAcgttagtttttttgttttgctttgaacGAGCATGGTGAACGACAGTTTTTCGCATTGTCTCCCAGTTTGCGGTGATACCAGCATACGTCGCTATTATCGTCATCTTCTTTGTCGCTTCGCTTTTTGTTTGTTGACCGGCCCCGTTTTCGATGCGGTGTGTGTTCTCGCCGAGTAGATCGCTTTGGCGTTTCGATTGCGCTTAGCCGATTGGATAATTTGTCTAATTTTTGTTGGATTATTTCTAACGTTTGTTCCAATGGCGCGGTTTTTTCAACGCTGGAAATGGTTACTTTGTCTAAACTTCCCACATTCGGTCGGCGATCTATGCGAGGTCATCTAACTTATCTTTTGATGTGGCCAAAACAGTTCTCGTTGTTTGTGAAAGCTTTTTCATCTAtagatttttgatgaaatcatCGCCAACGTCTTTCGATGCGAGGGATTTAATTTTTTGTGACGCCTGTGATGGCCTCATGTCACCCAGCGGCTCGCTGGAAATCAACTTCTCGAATTTTATTGTTGCCGTTTCTGAGTAGATTTATATGAGTTGTTGCTTCAGTTTGTCGTATTTTTCGTCGTTGAATGGTTTAAGTAGCAATTGCCTCACTTGCAGAGCTACTTTGCTTGATAAGTTTGCGACAGTGTGCaagtattttgatttatttgaggTTATTTTTCGTGCCTCAAAATGTGATTCTACGATGACGAACCATAGTTCCGGGTAGTTTTCATAAAACTGCGTGAATTTGACTTCCGAGACAGATGTTATTTGGTTTGCCGAGGAGAATCCATTCTGTCCTGACGACTGCTGTGCACTTATGGACAATGCCTCGTTTAATTGAATTTTGAGCGATTCAATTTGTTCAGCAAGTTCTTCACTGGTAGGCATTTTGCTTTCATTCACGTCCAATATTTGATTTTGGCAAAATATTCTTTTCTCGGGGTCACCAGTTTTTGGTACGCAAATGAAAGAGTGAACAACGCGATATTCTACAACTGATTGAAcagatatatttcaatataaattacaATACACAAAAGTTAGTTGTTGATCGTGCACATGGCAgaatgaataataataataagaaaagaaCAGGAAGTTGCAGTCATCTGTCATAGGTGGTAGATAGTTGCCAGACGTATGTTGCCAATGACCCTTGTGTGGGAGTTGCCACAATGGATTTGTTATTGAAGTGTTATAGAAAAAACATAGATTTGTTGTCGAAGTGTAggttagctaaaactaatttcttTTGTTATCGAATAGTTTTCGATTTCTTTTCGAacagttatcgatattttatcaaaaataagtcaatttactatcgaaaggttatcgatacgctatccaaaagttatcgattttcgaTTGAAAAGTTAACAATTTGTTACAGAGTGTTATCAAATTCTTATCGAcgttttattgattttttatcgaaaaattatcgattttttactaaaaaatttcGATTTATCATACAAAAGATTTctattatttattgaaaagttatcgttaTACTTTCATAAAGTTTTCGATCTGTTATCGATAAGCTATCGACTTGTTTGTAAAAAAGTTATAGACtttctatcgaaaatttatcgatttcttatcacaGTTTGTAATTGGAAGATTTACCgaaaaaatttcaatatgaaCTCAATGGCACATTTGTATCCCGCTGATGACAAGCctataagaaaccaataaaaagtCGATGCCACGGCGATATCAAGCGAATAACAAATCGATTAGTCGATGTTAATAGTTTGCTATTGATAATGAGCTGACAATAAAACAATATCTGCTTGGTGTCTGGTTGAGAACCTGACGAAGCTTTTCTCAAAAAGCACGAAAATTTACATCTGTTGTAGTTTAACTTTAACCACTGTGCCagctctaaataaataaatataggacGCGATAACCcttgaagagattttaggctgagcttctcttccaatttgcgtagttgttcctacaaattggcggggcgggacctatTTGCTTAATGTCGTCTTCGAACGAtatctccaaggcagatgagttttcactgagaagctttccatgacagaaatacacccggagtgcttgctaaacactgcaaACTGTACCAGCTCTAgtttacttaaacatttttttttgttgttatatcggcctactgatttgtaagatcgcgggttcgaatcgagctcaaggcctaacaataattttctatcattattattgttatgatacattttttcttaattgaaaaatttttttaattagaatagtagaaagaaaaaatttagacaactgccaaagctcgttgtatagatccatttcgggaactgctaaattcctttatcggcaacgtttaggcgccgcttctataaccattcagccatcacagcggttttttgtttgtcttcattaatcctacctctattctggttcgtgccaattgatattcacaacactgcgatatctgttgcagaatggatgtggaAATTGGACTTGTTCGAACCAGAATCGTGTTTCAACTTAATCCTTAAACATTGTATAAAACAATTGAAATACCTAATCAATTTACAATATGCATTTTTTTGCCCAACTACCTTAGTCTAACACAGAACAGTTTATAGGTctttcaaaattcgcattgatttttgacaaacttcaaataaaaattttaaaactttcgtAAAGCTTTCtcaaattatcgattgttttcgaAAATGGTTTTGAAATTGCTTTGCATAGTTTGAATTACAAACTGACCTGAACCTCCAGCGCGAATATTCTAATGAAACAATCGCCATACttagtgacagtcaggccgccctcaaggcaatctcggcgttcgaaataaagtcagcactggtccttgaatGCGTtgaaagctaaatcaactaggaacACACAACGAACTaatgttggcctgggttcctggccaaaGGAAAGTTGAGGGTAATGAACAGGcagacagcctggccagagaggaGGCAACGACACGACCCATcggtcccgagccgttcctgaagagagggaaaagagggaagaacactggcgccaTATGCCAGGCTGAGACAATCTatgttactgttagggggttacagcactaCTCGATATAGGGTATTAATAAGCCTCTCGAAAgttaacctaagaatcctaacagctattcgtacaggacattgtagactgaacagccacatgcataaGCTGGGCATACAACACATGCCGAtgttgtgatcgatcagcggggACGGCGgatcatatcctcctggaatgtgatgcaatctcaagacacAGGGCTAAGTTTATAGGCTCACAATGGCCAGATCATTCttacattaaatccctcaagccaggtgaactgctagggttcatcattgATGTCGGCTTGGATAAGGTGCTGTGAAGAAGATctattatctatctatctattatcTGTCAGTTACAAAACTCCCAGAAGTGTTttcctaaaatataaaaaattaaagaaaatcaaaaaggaaGAACTTAACTGAAGAACTTTCATAAAAATTGCATATGCCCTTTTTCTGtgcgctgctgtatgtacatatgtatatacatacatgtaatatgtgtaatatatttttatttacatgcaTAGAATGATCAAATGTTGCGAGGAAATCATTTCCGTACCCGTACTAACGCAGATAACTTTGAGTTCACTCATAATTTGCTTCACCATCTATAATTTGCAAAACGTAAGTAACTTCATAGAGTTGTTTTTGCCAATTGGAAAATcactatatgtacatatatgaacagaaaaagtatatttctttttaaataaattaaagattTTTGACATACGAATTCAAAGGCTGCTACAGTTGGCATCATTGAATCGAGTTTTATACTTaacaatttacatatttatatcatATTTAGAAAAGCTTTGCTGAAAATCCAATCGATTTCTTAGCTACGATGATTTATACGTGCATAATGTCCttgcaaattttgttgccttgCTATTATGCGAATGGGATAACGGCGCAAGCCGAACGTTTGAGTCACCAACTTTATAGCTGCAACTGGATTGACATGTCACCATACAATCGTCGTTTGATTTTTCTCTTTATGAGATATTTGCAGCAACCCATTGTTTTGCAGGCTGGAAATTACTTTCAAATTGGGTTGCCTATTTTTACCAAGGTACTAAGTATGGAATTCAAATAGTCGGAAAACCAGGTTTGAAAATATGAATGAGTTtcggatataaaattttttaaagatttggtTGCGAATTATTTGCAGAAAACGTGATTGAAGTCAGTACTCTCAGTACGGAACAACTGGCTCTGTGACTCCCACAAAGTCGTAAAATTAGCGGCAAAATAGAAATGTTTCAGAAAAGCTGACACAGGACGAGCAAAtataatattaaacaagtaaggaaggttaagttcgggtgtaaccgaacattacatactcagctgtcaaattacagcttgcaaaacttttaaattaccttcttttaaaagtgggcggtgccattgtacacaatttttgtaattttatattctgcgtcataagatcaacccacctaccaagttttatcgttttatccgtctttggtaatgaattatcgcactttttcggtatttcgaaattttcgatatcgaaaaagtgggcgtggttatagtccgatttcgttcgttttaaatagcgatctgagataagtgcccaggaacttacatgccaaatttcattaagataccttaaaatttactgaagttatcttgtttacggacagacggacggacatggctaaatgaattttttttttcgcacagatcattttgatatatagaagtctatatctatctctactagtttatg from Eurosta solidaginis isolate ZX-2024a chromosome 3, ASM4086904v1, whole genome shotgun sequence includes these protein-coding regions:
- the LOC137246110 gene encoding odorant receptor 94a-like, with product MSLDEIGNYRLLIRTLRFLGAWPVANGTNTSLARCSYRCFQILLQFTFTFIITFLLWLNAIWSSNFDKAMGVLKYAVSGIVLNVKVLNTTYYAPMASELLHEFEISTALAPETNTEQELWCRAQRVYRRVIIIYLIASNSVLAIAFLAFFFVEPRQLPVDIWIPDALRKYSLWPAYIYEVVAGPFSCVCNMCMDLFQCYLLLHLTLYLKLIGLRLERLSESEENDETTKRLVKLIIMHRQVKRMIKCCEEIISVPVLTQITLSSLIICFTIYNLQNKSFAENPIDFLATMIYTCIMSLQILLPCYYANGITAQAERLSHQLYSCNWIDMSPYNRRLIFLFMRYLQQPIVLQAGNYFQIGLPIFTKTMNNAYTLLALILNVSKDGGSSCFN